A portion of the Bombus pascuorum chromosome 8, iyBomPasc1.1, whole genome shotgun sequence genome contains these proteins:
- the LOC132909858 gene encoding organic cation transporter 1-like isoform X2: MSSIDFDEVLVHVGEKGKYQNIMYYLLCISATLPAAFLAFSQVFVSASPEHWCRIPELENLTDLMTLEERKALSLPYVEKSEGKVKKYSKCKMYDVNYTAIVESWLERAVLENATKEEGEEPVRSRTRLPPPPVGNPDWPVTKCRHGWIYDTRDYDSTLVTELDLVCDNSWWPSTSTTFFYVGSLFGNVVFGWIADKWGRRTALFAILFLEVIFSIATSFSPNYVIYTALRTVNGLSFPAIYQIPFILALELMGPRYRTFAGMVISMFFASAMSLLAVLGYLLRHWFTLSLATSVPFVLLFSYYWIIPESPRWLLSKNRIDEAEVIVQRMAKINGRTVPNNFLRKMEVEILRRQGVSCNGTNSGENPEPNPETEDRSPPPAATPMDLIRNPNIRKKFFILAFDWVANAVVYNGLSYNATNLGVSDYLAFFIGGLVEIPSYVITWYAMDRLGRRWVLCLTMLLGGLACVSCMFVPEDAVWVTVSLAMIGKFGIAASFAVFYVFVGELLPTVLRSQAMGIASFIAGIGLLAFPYIVHLAVYSRVLPLIIMGTLSVAGALTSIFLPETLNIHLPQTIEEGELFGADFKLWSCPTLPKSVSSSLSSSSSSSPSSLSLSSRSLFPRENDDDAFFRKESADSNNKSESVPLRFLVNGRPGNRSLPSASLQEESAAPAAAEVATTPTTTHLEAENSPSVERASATEQDTGKELALPVDKRVDDPLIIVVEQRRTQ; the protein is encoded by the exons ATGAGCTCGATCGACTTCGACGAGGTGTTGGTGCACGTGGGCGAGAAGGGCAAATATCAGAATATCATGTACTATCTTCTTTGCATATCGGCCACTCTTCCCGCGGCTTTTCTCGCGTTTTCGCAA GTGTTCGTGAGCGCGTCTCCGGAGCATTGGTGCAGAATTCCGGAGTTGGAGAATCTGACGGATCTGATGACGTTGGAGGAGAGAAAGGCGCTCTCGCTACCATACGTAGAGAAGTCGGAGGGCAAAGTGAAGAAGTACTCCAAGTGTAAAATGTACGATGTAAACTACACGGCGATAGTGGAATCGTGGTTGGAGCGCGCGGTCCTCGAGAACGCAACGAAGGAAGAGGGTGAGGAGCCGGTGAGGTCGAGGACTAGATTGCCACCGCCACCGGTCGGTAACCCTGACTGGCCCGTGACCAAGTGTCGACACGGATGGATCTACGATACTCGAGACTACGACAGCACTCTTGTCACCGAG CTAGACTTGGTATGCGACAACAGCTGGTGGCCTTCCACATCTACGACCTTCTTCTACGTCGGCAGTCTGTTTGGGAACGTGGTGTTTGGCTGGATCGCAGACAAATGGGGTAGGAGGACGGCGCTCTTCGCTATACTTTTCCTCGAGGTGATATTCTCGATCGCCACCAGTTTCAGCCCCAACTACGTCATCTACACGGCGTTGAGGACCGTGAACGGTCTCTCTTTCCCAGCCATTTATCAGATACCCTTTATACTAG CTCTGGAGTTGATGGGCCCGAGGTACAGAACGTTCGCCGGAATGGTCATTAGCATGTTCTTCGCGTCGGCGATGTCTCTTCTAGCCGTGCTG GGTTACTTGCTCAGGCATTGGTTCACCCTGTCACTGGCTACCTCGGTTCCGTTCGTTCTTCTCTTCAGCTACTACTGGATCATTCCGGAGTCACCGCGATGGCTTCTCAGCAAGAACAGGATAGACGAGGCGGAGGTGATCGTGCAACGAATGGCGAAGATCAACGGTAGAACGGTGCCGAACAACTTTCTGAGAAAAATGGAG GTGGAGATTCTGCGAAGGCAAGGGGTGTCCTGCAACGGGACGAATTCAGGAGAGAATCCGGAACCGAATCCGGAGACCGAGGATCGATCGCCACCACCGGCAGCTACGCCAATGGATTTAATCAGAAACCCGAACATAAGGAAAAAGTTCTTCATCCTGGCGTTCGACTGGGTGGCAAACGCGGTCGTCTACAATggactgtcgtataacgcgaCGAATCTCGGTGTCTCCGATTATCTAGCCTTCTTCATCG GTGGACTCGTGGAGATACCGTCGTACGTGATAACGTGGTACGCTATGGACCGGCTGGGCAGGCGATGGGTATTGTGCCTGACGATGCTTCTAGGCGGACTCGCTTGCGTCTCCTGCATGTTCGTTCCCGAAG ACGCCGTATGGGTGACTGTATCTCTGGCAATGATCGGCAAGTTCGGTATCGCCGCGTCGTTCGCGGTCTTCTACGTGTTCGTCGGCGAGCTGTTGCCGACGGTGTTGAGATCGCAAGCGATGGGGATCGCCTCGTTCATCGCCGGCATCGGGCTGCTCGCTTTCCCGTACATCGTTCACCTGGCGGTCTACTCGAGAGTTCTGCCGCTGATCATAATGGGCACGCTCAGCGTCGCCGGAGCTCTCACGTCCATCTTTCTGCCGGAAACCCTCAATATTCACCTGCCGCAAACGATCGAGGAGGGCGAGTTGTTCGGAGCCGACTTCAAGCTCTGGTCCTGCCCTACGTTACCAAAGTCAGtatcgtcgtcgttgtcgtcctcgtcgtcgtcgtcgccgtcgtctttgtctttgtcctcgCGATCGCTGTTTCCGCGTGAGAACGACGATGATGCGTTTTTCAGGAAGGAGAGCGCAGACTCGAACAACAAGTCGGAGTCCGTGCCACTGAGATTCCTGGTGAACGGACGCCCGGGAAATCGTTCGTTGCCATCCGCTTCGTTGCAAGAGGAGTCAGCGGCACCAGCAGCAGCGGAAGTAGCAACAACGCCTACCACGACCCACCTGGAAGCCGAGAATTCGCCGTCCGTTGAACGCGCGAGCGCAACTGAACAGGATACAGGAAAGGAGCTCGCGCTGCCCGTTGACAAACGCGTCGACGATCCACTGATTATCGTCGTGGAACAGAGACGAACGCAGTGA
- the LOC132909858 gene encoding organic cation transporter 1-like isoform X4, whose protein sequence is MSSIDFDEVLVHVGEKGKYQNIMYYLLCISATLPAAFLAFSQVFVSASPEHWCRIPELENLTDLMTLEERKALSLPYVEKSEGKVKKYSKCKMYDVNYTAIVESWLERAVLENATKEEGEEPVRSRTRLPPPPVGNPDWPVTKCRHGWIYDTRDYDSTLVTELDLVCDNSWWPSTSTTFFYVGSLFGNVVFGWIADKWGRRTALFAILFLEVIFSIATSFSPNYVIYTALRTVNGLSFPAIYQIPFILALELMGPRYRTFAGMVISMFFASAMSLLAVLGYLLRHWFTLSLATSVPFVLLFSYYWIIPESPRWLLSKNRIDEAEVIVQRMAKINGRTVPNNFLRKMEVEILRRQGVSCNGTNSGENPEPNPETEDRSPPPAATPMDLIRNPNIRKKFFILAFDWVANAVVYNGLSYNATNLGVSDYLAFFIGGLVEIPSYVITWYAMDRLGRRWVLCLTMLLGGLACVSCMFVPEDAVWVTVSLAMIGKFGIAASFAVFYVFVGELLPTVLRSQAMGIASFIAGIGLLAFPYIVHLAVYSRVLPLIIMGTLSVAGALTSIFLPETLNIHLPQTIEEGELFGADFKLWSCPTLPKKESADSNNKSESVPLRFLVNGRPGNRSLPSASLQEESAAPAAAEVATTPTTTHLEAENSPSVERASATEQDTGKELALPVDKRVDDPLIIVVEQRRTQ, encoded by the exons ATGAGCTCGATCGACTTCGACGAGGTGTTGGTGCACGTGGGCGAGAAGGGCAAATATCAGAATATCATGTACTATCTTCTTTGCATATCGGCCACTCTTCCCGCGGCTTTTCTCGCGTTTTCGCAA GTGTTCGTGAGCGCGTCTCCGGAGCATTGGTGCAGAATTCCGGAGTTGGAGAATCTGACGGATCTGATGACGTTGGAGGAGAGAAAGGCGCTCTCGCTACCATACGTAGAGAAGTCGGAGGGCAAAGTGAAGAAGTACTCCAAGTGTAAAATGTACGATGTAAACTACACGGCGATAGTGGAATCGTGGTTGGAGCGCGCGGTCCTCGAGAACGCAACGAAGGAAGAGGGTGAGGAGCCGGTGAGGTCGAGGACTAGATTGCCACCGCCACCGGTCGGTAACCCTGACTGGCCCGTGACCAAGTGTCGACACGGATGGATCTACGATACTCGAGACTACGACAGCACTCTTGTCACCGAG CTAGACTTGGTATGCGACAACAGCTGGTGGCCTTCCACATCTACGACCTTCTTCTACGTCGGCAGTCTGTTTGGGAACGTGGTGTTTGGCTGGATCGCAGACAAATGGGGTAGGAGGACGGCGCTCTTCGCTATACTTTTCCTCGAGGTGATATTCTCGATCGCCACCAGTTTCAGCCCCAACTACGTCATCTACACGGCGTTGAGGACCGTGAACGGTCTCTCTTTCCCAGCCATTTATCAGATACCCTTTATACTAG CTCTGGAGTTGATGGGCCCGAGGTACAGAACGTTCGCCGGAATGGTCATTAGCATGTTCTTCGCGTCGGCGATGTCTCTTCTAGCCGTGCTG GGTTACTTGCTCAGGCATTGGTTCACCCTGTCACTGGCTACCTCGGTTCCGTTCGTTCTTCTCTTCAGCTACTACTGGATCATTCCGGAGTCACCGCGATGGCTTCTCAGCAAGAACAGGATAGACGAGGCGGAGGTGATCGTGCAACGAATGGCGAAGATCAACGGTAGAACGGTGCCGAACAACTTTCTGAGAAAAATGGAG GTGGAGATTCTGCGAAGGCAAGGGGTGTCCTGCAACGGGACGAATTCAGGAGAGAATCCGGAACCGAATCCGGAGACCGAGGATCGATCGCCACCACCGGCAGCTACGCCAATGGATTTAATCAGAAACCCGAACATAAGGAAAAAGTTCTTCATCCTGGCGTTCGACTGGGTGGCAAACGCGGTCGTCTACAATggactgtcgtataacgcgaCGAATCTCGGTGTCTCCGATTATCTAGCCTTCTTCATCG GTGGACTCGTGGAGATACCGTCGTACGTGATAACGTGGTACGCTATGGACCGGCTGGGCAGGCGATGGGTATTGTGCCTGACGATGCTTCTAGGCGGACTCGCTTGCGTCTCCTGCATGTTCGTTCCCGAAG ACGCCGTATGGGTGACTGTATCTCTGGCAATGATCGGCAAGTTCGGTATCGCCGCGTCGTTCGCGGTCTTCTACGTGTTCGTCGGCGAGCTGTTGCCGACGGTGTTGAGATCGCAAGCGATGGGGATCGCCTCGTTCATCGCCGGCATCGGGCTGCTCGCTTTCCCGTACATCGTTCACCTGGCGGTCTACTCGAGAGTTCTGCCGCTGATCATAATGGGCACGCTCAGCGTCGCCGGAGCTCTCACGTCCATCTTTCTGCCGGAAACCCTCAATATTCACCTGCCGCAAACGATCGAGGAGGGCGAGTTGTTCGGAGCCGACTTCAAGCTCTGGTCCTGCCCTACGTTACCAAA GAAGGAGAGCGCAGACTCGAACAACAAGTCGGAGTCCGTGCCACTGAGATTCCTGGTGAACGGACGCCCGGGAAATCGTTCGTTGCCATCCGCTTCGTTGCAAGAGGAGTCAGCGGCACCAGCAGCAGCGGAAGTAGCAACAACGCCTACCACGACCCACCTGGAAGCCGAGAATTCGCCGTCCGTTGAACGCGCGAGCGCAACTGAACAGGATACAGGAAAGGAGCTCGCGCTGCCCGTTGACAAACGCGTCGACGATCCACTGATTATCGTCGTGGAACAGAGACGAACGCAGTGA
- the LOC132909858 gene encoding organic cation transporter 1-like isoform X5, protein MDLRYSRLRQHSCHRDLVCDNSWWPSTSTTFFYVGSLFGNVVFGWIADKWGRRTALFAILFLEVIFSIATSFSPNYVIYTALRTVNGLSFPAIYQIPFILALELMGPRYRTFAGMVISMFFASAMSLLAVLGYLLRHWFTLSLATSVPFVLLFSYYWIIPESPRWLLSKNRIDEAEVIVQRMAKINGRTVPNNFLRKMEVEILRRQGVSCNGTNSGENPEPNPETEDRSPPPAATPMDLIRNPNIRKKFFILAFDWVANAVVYNGLSYNATNLGVSDYLAFFIGGLVEIPSYVITWYAMDRLGRRWVLCLTMLLGGLACVSCMFVPEADAVWVTVSLAMIGKFGIAASFAVFYVFVGELLPTVLRSQAMGIASFIAGIGLLAFPYIVHLAVYSRVLPLIIMGTLSVAGALTSIFLPETLNIHLPQTIEEGELFGADFKLWSCPTLPKSVSSSLSSSSSSSPSSLSLSSRSLFPRENDDDAFFRKESADSNNKSESVPLRFLVNGRPGNRSLPSASLQEESAAPAAAEVATTPTTTHLEAENSPSVERASATEQDTGKELALPVDKRVDDPLIIVVEQRRTQ, encoded by the exons ATGGATCTACGATACTCGAGACTACGACAGCACTCTTGTCACCGAG ACTTGGTATGCGACAACAGCTGGTGGCCTTCCACATCTACGACCTTCTTCTACGTCGGCAGTCTGTTTGGGAACGTGGTGTTTGGCTGGATCGCAGACAAATGGGGTAGGAGGACGGCGCTCTTCGCTATACTTTTCCTCGAGGTGATATTCTCGATCGCCACCAGTTTCAGCCCCAACTACGTCATCTACACGGCGTTGAGGACCGTGAACGGTCTCTCTTTCCCAGCCATTTATCAGATACCCTTTATACTAG CTCTGGAGTTGATGGGCCCGAGGTACAGAACGTTCGCCGGAATGGTCATTAGCATGTTCTTCGCGTCGGCGATGTCTCTTCTAGCCGTGCTG GGTTACTTGCTCAGGCATTGGTTCACCCTGTCACTGGCTACCTCGGTTCCGTTCGTTCTTCTCTTCAGCTACTACTGGATCATTCCGGAGTCACCGCGATGGCTTCTCAGCAAGAACAGGATAGACGAGGCGGAGGTGATCGTGCAACGAATGGCGAAGATCAACGGTAGAACGGTGCCGAACAACTTTCTGAGAAAAATGGAG GTGGAGATTCTGCGAAGGCAAGGGGTGTCCTGCAACGGGACGAATTCAGGAGAGAATCCGGAACCGAATCCGGAGACCGAGGATCGATCGCCACCACCGGCAGCTACGCCAATGGATTTAATCAGAAACCCGAACATAAGGAAAAAGTTCTTCATCCTGGCGTTCGACTGGGTGGCAAACGCGGTCGTCTACAATggactgtcgtataacgcgaCGAATCTCGGTGTCTCCGATTATCTAGCCTTCTTCATCG GTGGACTCGTGGAGATACCGTCGTACGTGATAACGTGGTACGCTATGGACCGGCTGGGCAGGCGATGGGTATTGTGCCTGACGATGCTTCTAGGCGGACTCGCTTGCGTCTCCTGCATGTTCGTTCCCGAAG CAGACGCCGTATGGGTGACTGTATCTCTGGCAATGATCGGCAAGTTCGGTATCGCCGCGTCGTTCGCGGTCTTCTACGTGTTCGTCGGCGAGCTGTTGCCGACGGTGTTGAGATCGCAAGCGATGGGGATCGCCTCGTTCATCGCCGGCATCGGGCTGCTCGCTTTCCCGTACATCGTTCACCTGGCGGTCTACTCGAGAGTTCTGCCGCTGATCATAATGGGCACGCTCAGCGTCGCCGGAGCTCTCACGTCCATCTTTCTGCCGGAAACCCTCAATATTCACCTGCCGCAAACGATCGAGGAGGGCGAGTTGTTCGGAGCCGACTTCAAGCTCTGGTCCTGCCCTACGTTACCAAAGTCAGtatcgtcgtcgttgtcgtcctcgtcgtcgtcgtcgccgtcgtctttgtctttgtcctcgCGATCGCTGTTTCCGCGTGAGAACGACGATGATGCGTTTTTCAGGAAGGAGAGCGCAGACTCGAACAACAAGTCGGAGTCCGTGCCACTGAGATTCCTGGTGAACGGACGCCCGGGAAATCGTTCGTTGCCATCCGCTTCGTTGCAAGAGGAGTCAGCGGCACCAGCAGCAGCGGAAGTAGCAACAACGCCTACCACGACCCACCTGGAAGCCGAGAATTCGCCGTCCGTTGAACGCGCGAGCGCAACTGAACAGGATACAGGAAAGGAGCTCGCGCTGCCCGTTGACAAACGCGTCGACGATCCACTGATTATCGTCGTGGAACAGAGACGAACGCAGTGA
- the LOC132909858 gene encoding organic cation transporter 1-like isoform X1: MSSIDFDEVLVHVGEKGKYQNIMYYLLCISATLPAAFLAFSQVFVSASPEHWCRIPELENLTDLMTLEERKALSLPYVEKSEGKVKKYSKCKMYDVNYTAIVESWLERAVLENATKEEGEEPVRSRTRLPPPPVGNPDWPVTKCRHGWIYDTRDYDSTLVTELDLVCDNSWWPSTSTTFFYVGSLFGNVVFGWIADKWGRRTALFAILFLEVIFSIATSFSPNYVIYTALRTVNGLSFPAIYQIPFILALELMGPRYRTFAGMVISMFFASAMSLLAVLGYLLRHWFTLSLATSVPFVLLFSYYWIIPESPRWLLSKNRIDEAEVIVQRMAKINGRTVPNNFLRKMEVEILRRQGVSCNGTNSGENPEPNPETEDRSPPPAATPMDLIRNPNIRKKFFILAFDWVANAVVYNGLSYNATNLGVSDYLAFFIGGLVEIPSYVITWYAMDRLGRRWVLCLTMLLGGLACVSCMFVPEADAVWVTVSLAMIGKFGIAASFAVFYVFVGELLPTVLRSQAMGIASFIAGIGLLAFPYIVHLAVYSRVLPLIIMGTLSVAGALTSIFLPETLNIHLPQTIEEGELFGADFKLWSCPTLPKSVSSSLSSSSSSSPSSLSLSSRSLFPRENDDDAFFRKESADSNNKSESVPLRFLVNGRPGNRSLPSASLQEESAAPAAAEVATTPTTTHLEAENSPSVERASATEQDTGKELALPVDKRVDDPLIIVVEQRRTQ, translated from the exons ATGAGCTCGATCGACTTCGACGAGGTGTTGGTGCACGTGGGCGAGAAGGGCAAATATCAGAATATCATGTACTATCTTCTTTGCATATCGGCCACTCTTCCCGCGGCTTTTCTCGCGTTTTCGCAA GTGTTCGTGAGCGCGTCTCCGGAGCATTGGTGCAGAATTCCGGAGTTGGAGAATCTGACGGATCTGATGACGTTGGAGGAGAGAAAGGCGCTCTCGCTACCATACGTAGAGAAGTCGGAGGGCAAAGTGAAGAAGTACTCCAAGTGTAAAATGTACGATGTAAACTACACGGCGATAGTGGAATCGTGGTTGGAGCGCGCGGTCCTCGAGAACGCAACGAAGGAAGAGGGTGAGGAGCCGGTGAGGTCGAGGACTAGATTGCCACCGCCACCGGTCGGTAACCCTGACTGGCCCGTGACCAAGTGTCGACACGGATGGATCTACGATACTCGAGACTACGACAGCACTCTTGTCACCGAG CTAGACTTGGTATGCGACAACAGCTGGTGGCCTTCCACATCTACGACCTTCTTCTACGTCGGCAGTCTGTTTGGGAACGTGGTGTTTGGCTGGATCGCAGACAAATGGGGTAGGAGGACGGCGCTCTTCGCTATACTTTTCCTCGAGGTGATATTCTCGATCGCCACCAGTTTCAGCCCCAACTACGTCATCTACACGGCGTTGAGGACCGTGAACGGTCTCTCTTTCCCAGCCATTTATCAGATACCCTTTATACTAG CTCTGGAGTTGATGGGCCCGAGGTACAGAACGTTCGCCGGAATGGTCATTAGCATGTTCTTCGCGTCGGCGATGTCTCTTCTAGCCGTGCTG GGTTACTTGCTCAGGCATTGGTTCACCCTGTCACTGGCTACCTCGGTTCCGTTCGTTCTTCTCTTCAGCTACTACTGGATCATTCCGGAGTCACCGCGATGGCTTCTCAGCAAGAACAGGATAGACGAGGCGGAGGTGATCGTGCAACGAATGGCGAAGATCAACGGTAGAACGGTGCCGAACAACTTTCTGAGAAAAATGGAG GTGGAGATTCTGCGAAGGCAAGGGGTGTCCTGCAACGGGACGAATTCAGGAGAGAATCCGGAACCGAATCCGGAGACCGAGGATCGATCGCCACCACCGGCAGCTACGCCAATGGATTTAATCAGAAACCCGAACATAAGGAAAAAGTTCTTCATCCTGGCGTTCGACTGGGTGGCAAACGCGGTCGTCTACAATggactgtcgtataacgcgaCGAATCTCGGTGTCTCCGATTATCTAGCCTTCTTCATCG GTGGACTCGTGGAGATACCGTCGTACGTGATAACGTGGTACGCTATGGACCGGCTGGGCAGGCGATGGGTATTGTGCCTGACGATGCTTCTAGGCGGACTCGCTTGCGTCTCCTGCATGTTCGTTCCCGAAG CAGACGCCGTATGGGTGACTGTATCTCTGGCAATGATCGGCAAGTTCGGTATCGCCGCGTCGTTCGCGGTCTTCTACGTGTTCGTCGGCGAGCTGTTGCCGACGGTGTTGAGATCGCAAGCGATGGGGATCGCCTCGTTCATCGCCGGCATCGGGCTGCTCGCTTTCCCGTACATCGTTCACCTGGCGGTCTACTCGAGAGTTCTGCCGCTGATCATAATGGGCACGCTCAGCGTCGCCGGAGCTCTCACGTCCATCTTTCTGCCGGAAACCCTCAATATTCACCTGCCGCAAACGATCGAGGAGGGCGAGTTGTTCGGAGCCGACTTCAAGCTCTGGTCCTGCCCTACGTTACCAAAGTCAGtatcgtcgtcgttgtcgtcctcgtcgtcgtcgtcgccgtcgtctttgtctttgtcctcgCGATCGCTGTTTCCGCGTGAGAACGACGATGATGCGTTTTTCAGGAAGGAGAGCGCAGACTCGAACAACAAGTCGGAGTCCGTGCCACTGAGATTCCTGGTGAACGGACGCCCGGGAAATCGTTCGTTGCCATCCGCTTCGTTGCAAGAGGAGTCAGCGGCACCAGCAGCAGCGGAAGTAGCAACAACGCCTACCACGACCCACCTGGAAGCCGAGAATTCGCCGTCCGTTGAACGCGCGAGCGCAACTGAACAGGATACAGGAAAGGAGCTCGCGCTGCCCGTTGACAAACGCGTCGACGATCCACTGATTATCGTCGTGGAACAGAGACGAACGCAGTGA
- the LOC132909858 gene encoding organic cation transporter 1-like isoform X3 — MSSIDFDEVLVHVGEKGKYQNIMYYLLCISATLPAAFLAFSQVFVSASPEHWCRIPELENLTDLMTLEERKALSLPYVEKSEGKVKKYSKCKMYDVNYTAIVESWLERAVLENATKEEGEEPVRSRTRLPPPPVGNPDWPVTKCRHGWIYDTRDYDSTLVTELDLVCDNSWWPSTSTTFFYVGSLFGNVVFGWIADKWGRRTALFAILFLEVIFSIATSFSPNYVIYTALRTVNGLSFPAIYQIPFILALELMGPRYRTFAGMVISMFFASAMSLLAVLGYLLRHWFTLSLATSVPFVLLFSYYWIIPESPRWLLSKNRIDEAEVIVQRMAKINGRTVPNNFLRKMEVEILRRQGVSCNGTNSGENPEPNPETEDRSPPPAATPMDLIRNPNIRKKFFILAFDWVANAVVYNGLSYNATNLGVSDYLAFFIGGLVEIPSYVITWYAMDRLGRRWVLCLTMLLGGLACVSCMFVPEADAVWVTVSLAMIGKFGIAASFAVFYVFVGELLPTVLRSQAMGIASFIAGIGLLAFPYIVHLAVYSRVLPLIIMGTLSVAGALTSIFLPETLNIHLPQTIEEGELFGADFKLWSCPTLPKKESADSNNKSESVPLRFLVNGRPGNRSLPSASLQEESAAPAAAEVATTPTTTHLEAENSPSVERASATEQDTGKELALPVDKRVDDPLIIVVEQRRTQ, encoded by the exons ATGAGCTCGATCGACTTCGACGAGGTGTTGGTGCACGTGGGCGAGAAGGGCAAATATCAGAATATCATGTACTATCTTCTTTGCATATCGGCCACTCTTCCCGCGGCTTTTCTCGCGTTTTCGCAA GTGTTCGTGAGCGCGTCTCCGGAGCATTGGTGCAGAATTCCGGAGTTGGAGAATCTGACGGATCTGATGACGTTGGAGGAGAGAAAGGCGCTCTCGCTACCATACGTAGAGAAGTCGGAGGGCAAAGTGAAGAAGTACTCCAAGTGTAAAATGTACGATGTAAACTACACGGCGATAGTGGAATCGTGGTTGGAGCGCGCGGTCCTCGAGAACGCAACGAAGGAAGAGGGTGAGGAGCCGGTGAGGTCGAGGACTAGATTGCCACCGCCACCGGTCGGTAACCCTGACTGGCCCGTGACCAAGTGTCGACACGGATGGATCTACGATACTCGAGACTACGACAGCACTCTTGTCACCGAG CTAGACTTGGTATGCGACAACAGCTGGTGGCCTTCCACATCTACGACCTTCTTCTACGTCGGCAGTCTGTTTGGGAACGTGGTGTTTGGCTGGATCGCAGACAAATGGGGTAGGAGGACGGCGCTCTTCGCTATACTTTTCCTCGAGGTGATATTCTCGATCGCCACCAGTTTCAGCCCCAACTACGTCATCTACACGGCGTTGAGGACCGTGAACGGTCTCTCTTTCCCAGCCATTTATCAGATACCCTTTATACTAG CTCTGGAGTTGATGGGCCCGAGGTACAGAACGTTCGCCGGAATGGTCATTAGCATGTTCTTCGCGTCGGCGATGTCTCTTCTAGCCGTGCTG GGTTACTTGCTCAGGCATTGGTTCACCCTGTCACTGGCTACCTCGGTTCCGTTCGTTCTTCTCTTCAGCTACTACTGGATCATTCCGGAGTCACCGCGATGGCTTCTCAGCAAGAACAGGATAGACGAGGCGGAGGTGATCGTGCAACGAATGGCGAAGATCAACGGTAGAACGGTGCCGAACAACTTTCTGAGAAAAATGGAG GTGGAGATTCTGCGAAGGCAAGGGGTGTCCTGCAACGGGACGAATTCAGGAGAGAATCCGGAACCGAATCCGGAGACCGAGGATCGATCGCCACCACCGGCAGCTACGCCAATGGATTTAATCAGAAACCCGAACATAAGGAAAAAGTTCTTCATCCTGGCGTTCGACTGGGTGGCAAACGCGGTCGTCTACAATggactgtcgtataacgcgaCGAATCTCGGTGTCTCCGATTATCTAGCCTTCTTCATCG GTGGACTCGTGGAGATACCGTCGTACGTGATAACGTGGTACGCTATGGACCGGCTGGGCAGGCGATGGGTATTGTGCCTGACGATGCTTCTAGGCGGACTCGCTTGCGTCTCCTGCATGTTCGTTCCCGAAG CAGACGCCGTATGGGTGACTGTATCTCTGGCAATGATCGGCAAGTTCGGTATCGCCGCGTCGTTCGCGGTCTTCTACGTGTTCGTCGGCGAGCTGTTGCCGACGGTGTTGAGATCGCAAGCGATGGGGATCGCCTCGTTCATCGCCGGCATCGGGCTGCTCGCTTTCCCGTACATCGTTCACCTGGCGGTCTACTCGAGAGTTCTGCCGCTGATCATAATGGGCACGCTCAGCGTCGCCGGAGCTCTCACGTCCATCTTTCTGCCGGAAACCCTCAATATTCACCTGCCGCAAACGATCGAGGAGGGCGAGTTGTTCGGAGCCGACTTCAAGCTCTGGTCCTGCCCTACGTTACCAAA GAAGGAGAGCGCAGACTCGAACAACAAGTCGGAGTCCGTGCCACTGAGATTCCTGGTGAACGGACGCCCGGGAAATCGTTCGTTGCCATCCGCTTCGTTGCAAGAGGAGTCAGCGGCACCAGCAGCAGCGGAAGTAGCAACAACGCCTACCACGACCCACCTGGAAGCCGAGAATTCGCCGTCCGTTGAACGCGCGAGCGCAACTGAACAGGATACAGGAAAGGAGCTCGCGCTGCCCGTTGACAAACGCGTCGACGATCCACTGATTATCGTCGTGGAACAGAGACGAACGCAGTGA